From a single Paludibacter jiangxiensis genomic region:
- a CDS encoding glycoside hydrolase family 43 protein, with protein sequence MRSINLFLVLFVLSVSCFAQEKANAAISPVKGAKHIFRYTNPITRDTAISMRDHCIIKVGDKWYCTGTSNPVWTGPNPGVRLLESDDLIHWKQHSWIIDAAKLPADCPYNGRFWAPEIHFIQHKYYLTVNSGKVTKEDPKGMKTHSVWLFVADKVTGPYKLVNGPLTPQYNNDATLFEDEDGQTYLYCSGNGLFQARIDLNIGKLMTPIQKFLDKKQPGWPEWMIGGIEGPFVVKKEGTYFMFFSTWTRGYEVGLLKSKSPLGPWELASPNPIFGTRKKGYRPELAAEGGYSHLKFQDTPDPYSETGHNALFIGPDGNLWNSCHYMMYEKRPYPYCQTLEPWEPMPQMGIEPVTYKDGMFYIHEPTWTEQTVEY encoded by the coding sequence ATGAGGAGTATCAACCTGTTTCTTGTCTTGTTTGTGTTGTCGGTTTCCTGTTTTGCACAGGAAAAGGCGAATGCCGCCATATCCCCAGTCAAAGGGGCGAAGCATATTTTTCGGTATACCAACCCGATAACGCGGGACACGGCAATCTCCATGCGCGACCATTGCATCATTAAAGTGGGAGACAAATGGTATTGTACCGGAACCTCCAACCCTGTTTGGACAGGTCCTAATCCGGGCGTTCGCCTGCTCGAATCCGACGACCTTATCCACTGGAAACAGCATTCGTGGATTATTGATGCTGCTAAGTTGCCGGCCGATTGTCCTTATAACGGACGTTTCTGGGCTCCCGAAATTCATTTTATACAACACAAATACTACCTTACCGTTAATAGCGGAAAGGTGACAAAGGAAGATCCGAAGGGAATGAAGACTCATAGCGTCTGGTTGTTTGTTGCCGATAAGGTGACTGGTCCCTATAAACTTGTCAACGGACCGCTCACTCCGCAGTACAATAACGACGCTACCTTATTTGAAGACGAAGACGGACAGACTTATCTCTATTGCAGCGGCAACGGACTTTTTCAGGCCAGAATTGATTTAAACATCGGCAAACTTATGACTCCTATTCAGAAATTTCTGGATAAAAAGCAACCCGGTTGGCCGGAGTGGATGATAGGAGGTATTGAGGGACCGTTTGTGGTGAAAAAGGAAGGTACCTATTTCATGTTTTTCTCGACATGGACTCGTGGATACGAAGTTGGTTTATTGAAATCGAAATCGCCTCTCGGGCCCTGGGAATTAGCCTCTCCGAATCCGATATTCGGAACCCGAAAAAAAGGATATCGTCCCGAACTGGCTGCTGAAGGAGGATACTCGCATTTGAAATTTCAGGACACGCCCGATCCATATTCCGAGACGGGGCATAATGCGTTGTTTATTGGTCCTGATGGAAATTTATGGAACTCATGCCATTATATGATGTACGAAAAGCGTCCTTATCCCTATTGTCAGACGCTCGAACCGTGGGAGCCGATGCCTCAGATGGGTATCGAACCGGTAACTTATAAAGACGGAATGTTCTACATCCATGAACCAACATGGACGGAGCAGACGGTGGAATATTGA
- a CDS encoding glycoside hydrolase family 43 protein, protein MKKNILLLFSFLSVSMLFAQGSKAHNPIIFADVPDMSMIRVGDTYYMSSTTMHMNPGVPIMKSKDLVNWKMIGYAYSTLGSMDALDLNNGKNNYGKGSWASCIRYHNGLYYISTFAQTTGKTYIFTTKNIEKGPWTEHSFKPSFHDHSLFFDEDGHIYLVYGSGKIMITELKADLSGVKEETTRVLIDNASAPGGPIMLPAEGSQLFQHDGKCYLFNICWPRGGMRTVLVHRADKLAGPWEGKVAFQDQGVAQGGMIDTPDGRWFAYLFQDHGSVGRIPYLVPMKWENGWPVIGVNGKLPESLDLPASKGINPGIVASDEFTRKPGERALPLVWQWNHNPDNSLWSVTKRKGYLRLTTGRVDTLFVQARNTLTQRTFGPVSTGITAIDVTNMKDGDFAGLALLQKKFGQVGVKVANGVKSIVMVNGSARIPVEAQSVPLTQKTVYLKAECDFRDKTDIGYFFYSLDGKTWLPIGSQLKMEYSMPHFMGYRFGLFNYSTKTPGGYVDFDYFRISDKISK, encoded by the coding sequence ATGAAAAAAAATATTTTGTTGTTGTTCTCTTTTTTGAGTGTTTCAATGCTTTTTGCTCAGGGAAGTAAAGCCCATAATCCGATCATTTTTGCTGACGTACCCGATATGTCGATGATTCGGGTAGGCGACACTTACTATATGAGTAGCACCACCATGCACATGAATCCCGGGGTGCCTATTATGAAATCGAAGGATCTTGTCAACTGGAAGATGATAGGTTATGCATATTCTACTCTCGGCAGTATGGATGCCCTGGATCTGAATAACGGAAAAAACAATTATGGAAAGGGTTCCTGGGCAAGCTGTATCCGTTACCACAACGGACTTTACTATATTTCAACTTTTGCTCAAACAACGGGCAAGACGTACATTTTTACCACTAAAAATATTGAAAAAGGGCCCTGGACAGAGCATTCGTTCAAACCTTCGTTCCATGACCATTCTCTATTTTTCGACGAAGACGGTCATATCTATCTGGTTTACGGTAGCGGTAAAATTATGATAACCGAATTGAAAGCTGATTTGTCGGGTGTCAAAGAAGAGACCACACGGGTGCTTATTGACAATGCAAGCGCGCCCGGCGGTCCTATCATGCTTCCGGCCGAAGGATCTCAGTTGTTTCAGCACGATGGCAAATGCTATTTGTTCAATATTTGCTGGCCACGCGGCGGAATGCGAACTGTTCTTGTTCATAGAGCCGATAAACTTGCCGGACCCTGGGAAGGCAAAGTCGCTTTTCAGGATCAGGGTGTGGCACAGGGAGGTATGATAGATACCCCTGATGGAAGATGGTTTGCCTATTTGTTTCAGGATCACGGATCGGTAGGTCGTATTCCGTATCTCGTACCCATGAAGTGGGAAAATGGATGGCCGGTGATCGGTGTTAACGGGAAATTGCCGGAATCGCTCGACCTTCCAGCAAGTAAAGGCATCAATCCGGGCATTGTAGCATCCGACGAGTTTACCCGTAAACCCGGCGAACGCGCTTTACCATTGGTTTGGCAGTGGAACCACAATCCCGATAACTCTCTTTGGTCGGTCACCAAACGAAAAGGCTACCTGCGCCTGACTACCGGACGCGTCGATACCCTGTTCGTGCAGGCCAGAAATACGTTGACACAACGTACTTTCGGTCCGGTTTCTACAGGCATCACTGCTATTGATGTGACGAACATGAAAGATGGTGATTTTGCCGGACTTGCTCTGTTGCAGAAAAAGTTCGGACAGGTGGGAGTGAAGGTTGCCAATGGTGTAAAATCAATTGTAATGGTAAACGGTTCGGCACGGATTCCGGTTGAGGCACAATCTGTTCCCTTGACTCAGAAAACAGTCTATCTGAAAGCCGAATGCGATTTCAGGGATAAAACCGATATCGGATATTTCTTCTATAGTCTCGATGGTAAAACATGGCTGCCGATAGGCTCTCAGCTGAAAATGGAGTATTCGATGCCGCACTTTATGGGGTACCGTTTTGGCTTGTTTAATTATTCGACCAAAACTCCGGGTGGTTACGTCGATTTCGACTATTTCCGTATTTCCGATAAGATTTCCAAATAA
- a CDS encoding alpha/beta hydrolase, whose amino-acid sequence MKIKMLAVAFATVLTSSFCSAQANQSAVIEDFKPSTCNQPGQMYPQVNSQGYARFRVIAPNAQSIVVSLGLGGAKGGTPLAKAEDGSWMGTTAGPMDEGFHYYHLTIDGGVFNDPGAMNYYGSTRWESGIEIPAHDKDFYALKDVPHGNVQQILFPSKSTNTSRRAFVYTPAGYDKNTKTKYPVLYLQHGWGEDETAWSNQGHANLIMDNLIAEGKIKPFIIVMTYGMTNDAKPGTIGSFSYVPFQTVLVDELIPYVDANFRTIANKENRAMAGLSMGGMETHAITLARPDVFSYYALLSGGTYNPAELKGKANPKLIFISCGSRENPDMVKKAAVTLKEAGYNAVSFVSENTAHEFLTWRRSLKEVAPLLFK is encoded by the coding sequence ATGAAAATCAAAATGTTAGCTGTTGCTTTTGCGACGGTACTTACCAGTAGTTTTTGTTCGGCTCAGGCAAATCAGTCGGCCGTTATCGAAGATTTCAAACCTTCAACATGTAATCAACCGGGACAAATGTACCCGCAGGTAAATTCGCAGGGTTATGCACGTTTTCGCGTTATAGCTCCTAATGCACAAAGCATTGTGGTAAGCCTCGGACTAGGTGGCGCAAAAGGGGGAACTCCGCTTGCAAAAGCCGAAGACGGTTCGTGGATGGGTACAACTGCCGGTCCGATGGATGAAGGTTTCCACTATTATCACCTGACCATCGACGGTGGCGTATTCAACGATCCGGGTGCAATGAATTACTACGGTTCTACCCGTTGGGAAAGCGGTATCGAAATTCCTGCTCACGACAAGGATTTCTATGCGCTCAAAGATGTGCCTCACGGTAACGTACAACAAATTCTGTTCCCTTCAAAAAGCACCAACACTTCACGACGTGCGTTTGTCTATACTCCTGCCGGATACGATAAAAATACAAAGACAAAATATCCTGTATTGTATCTGCAACATGGTTGGGGAGAAGACGAAACAGCCTGGAGCAACCAGGGACATGCCAATCTGATTATGGATAACCTGATTGCCGAAGGTAAAATCAAACCGTTTATCATTGTGATGACTTATGGAATGACTAACGATGCCAAACCTGGCACTATCGGTAGTTTCAGCTATGTTCCGTTCCAGACGGTGCTTGTTGATGAACTGATTCCTTACGTAGATGCTAATTTCCGTACTATTGCTAATAAGGAAAACCGTGCTATGGCAGGTCTTTCGATGGGTGGTATGGAAACGCACGCGATTACACTTGCTCGTCCCGATGTATTTTCTTACTATGCATTGTTAAGTGGAGGTACTTACAATCCTGCAGAACTGAAAGGCAAAGCGAATCCTAAACTTATCTTCATTAGCTGCGGTAGCCGTGAAAACCCCGACATGGTTAAAAAAGCTGCCGTTACTTTGAAAGAAGCCGGTTATAACGCTGTCTCTTTTGTTTCCGAAAATACAGCTCACGAGTTTCTGACATGGCGTCGTAGCCTGAAAGAAGTGGCTCCGCTTCTTTTCAAATAA
- a CDS encoding alpha-galactosidase D, protein MRKLSLGLVVLSFLLVTMSANSKGKSHTSTPRTPLMGWASWNQFGAKIDEALIKRQADAMVSSGLAAAGFRYLNIDDGFFNLRYPNGTLRIDSIKFPHGMKYLADYIHSKGLKAGFYSEAGENTCGSQYSGQPGGVGGGLYGHDQQDIDLFFKTWGFDFLKVDYCGGLKQKLDEKTRYTAIRKAMNNTGRIDINFNVCRWQFPGTWVTTIADSWRMSQDINFVPGSKARWKSIIGIINQNKFLAPYASPGHYNDMDMLEVGRGLSFEEDKSHFAMWCILSSPLALGLDMTKISDETKSIITNPEVIAINQDPTGLQAHLLFEKDSVQVWAKHLNGRQSKEFAVALLNLKTTPTSASVSWKDLNIVGSAKVRDLWARTDLGTMESEYTATIPAHGVSLVKVTAQKTKLQEVFEAEYAWINNFNLTENSEIVPDQARPLTDAACSGRTKVIKIGNREDNYIEFRDVYAASAGSYTLVLYYTSEDTKTATLSVNGKAFSLAGLNSGGKGIVAKKSLSVKLNKGYNAIRISNAKGWAPDIDKIEINLNNNKL, encoded by the coding sequence ATGCGAAAATTAAGTCTTGGCCTGGTTGTTTTGTCTTTCTTGCTGGTAACGATGTCGGCGAATTCCAAAGGTAAATCACACACTTCAACTCCGCGTACGCCTTTGATGGGGTGGGCGAGCTGGAACCAGTTCGGAGCAAAAATCGATGAGGCTTTGATAAAACGGCAGGCCGATGCAATGGTTTCATCGGGGCTTGCCGCTGCCGGATTCCGGTATCTCAACATTGATGACGGTTTTTTTAATCTTCGCTATCCTAACGGAACCCTGCGTATCGATTCGATCAAATTTCCTCATGGAATGAAATATCTGGCCGATTATATCCATTCAAAAGGATTGAAAGCCGGGTTTTATAGCGAAGCCGGCGAGAATACCTGCGGGTCGCAGTATAGCGGACAACCCGGAGGTGTTGGCGGCGGACTTTACGGTCACGATCAGCAGGACATCGATCTCTTCTTCAAAACTTGGGGATTTGATTTCCTGAAAGTGGATTATTGCGGCGGCTTGAAGCAAAAACTCGATGAGAAAACCCGCTACACCGCTATTCGTAAAGCAATGAACAATACCGGTCGTATCGATATCAACTTCAACGTTTGCCGCTGGCAATTTCCCGGCACATGGGTGACCACGATTGCCGACTCTTGGCGTATGTCGCAGGATATCAACTTTGTTCCCGGTTCAAAAGCGCGATGGAAAAGTATTATCGGCATTATCAATCAGAATAAATTTCTGGCTCCGTATGCCAGTCCTGGGCATTACAATGACATGGATATGTTGGAGGTGGGACGTGGATTGTCGTTTGAAGAGGATAAAAGCCATTTTGCCATGTGGTGTATTCTCTCTTCACCATTGGCTCTGGGACTCGACATGACCAAAATCAGCGACGAAACCAAATCGATTATTACCAATCCCGAAGTAATTGCCATTAATCAGGATCCGACTGGTTTGCAGGCACATTTGCTGTTCGAAAAAGACAGTGTGCAGGTGTGGGCAAAACATCTCAACGGTCGCCAGAGCAAAGAGTTTGCGGTAGCGCTGCTCAATCTGAAAACAACGCCGACGTCGGCCTCCGTTAGCTGGAAAGATCTTAATATTGTAGGTTCTGCCAAAGTACGAGATCTTTGGGCTCGCACTGATTTGGGAACTATGGAGTCGGAATATACGGCTACCATTCCCGCACATGGCGTGTCGTTGGTGAAGGTGACGGCTCAAAAAACGAAGTTGCAGGAAGTCTTTGAAGCTGAATATGCCTGGATCAATAACTTTAACCTGACGGAGAATAGTGAAATTGTTCCCGATCAGGCAAGGCCGCTGACGGATGCGGCTTGTTCCGGAAGAACCAAAGTAATCAAAATCGGCAACCGTGAAGATAATTACATTGAATTCCGTGATGTGTATGCTGCGTCTGCCGGAAGTTATACGCTCGTTTTGTATTACACTTCCGAAGATACCAAAACCGCAACGCTTTCTGTCAATGGAAAGGCCTTTTCGCTTGCCGGTCTGAATTCGGGCGGAAAAGGTATTGTGGCGAAGAAGTCGCTATCGGTGAAACTGAACAAAGGATATAATGCGATACGGATTTCCAATGCAAAAGGATGGGCTCCTGATATCGACAAAATTGAAATTAACCTGAACAACAATAAATTGTAA
- a CDS encoding family 43 glycosylhydrolase, translated as MKNNKMKLIFGVMLGLLAVSFVNAQNPIIRNQFSADPTARVFNGKVYLYPSHDIPTPQDKNLRKDWFCMADYHVFSSDNLTDWTDHGVIVTQTKVPWLTKINYDMWAPDCVFKNGKYYFYFPVGGRVGVATADKPEGPYTVLDKPVEGIRGIDPCVLLDKDGKAYIFTAMGRISVAKLKDNMIEVDGPVQTIANLPTKGLIEGPFAMERNGKYYLTYPHVANQIERLEYAMSDSPMGPYQPVGVIMDESPSNCWTNHHSIVNYKNQWYLFYHDRDYSPKFDKNRSVRVDSLTFNADGTIKKVIPTFRGVGLSDATKEIQLDRYSKISEKGASIALLDTADTFKGWKTIFDAQGAWVQYNAVNFAKKGGKSLQVRALSATGGSLQLKLNDVNGVVVAKINVPKSSAWTTIKVPVSAVKKGVYNLCVVSQDSKPVEVDWIRFE; from the coding sequence ATGAAGAACAATAAGATGAAGTTGATTTTTGGCGTTATGCTCGGACTTTTAGCTGTTTCTTTTGTGAACGCTCAAAACCCGATTATCCGCAACCAGTTTAGTGCAGACCCTACAGCACGTGTTTTCAACGGGAAAGTGTACCTCTATCCATCACACGATATACCAACACCTCAGGATAAAAACCTGCGGAAGGATTGGTTTTGTATGGCCGATTACCACGTATTTTCGTCCGATAATCTTACCGATTGGACTGATCATGGGGTGATTGTTACACAAACCAAAGTACCCTGGTTGACCAAGATTAATTACGATATGTGGGCACCCGATTGCGTGTTCAAAAATGGCAAATATTATTTCTACTTCCCGGTTGGCGGAAGAGTTGGCGTAGCTACAGCCGATAAGCCGGAAGGCCCTTATACTGTGCTGGATAAACCAGTTGAGGGTATCCGTGGTATCGACCCTTGCGTGCTTTTGGACAAAGACGGTAAGGCATACATTTTTACGGCAATGGGGCGTATCAGCGTTGCCAAGCTCAAAGATAACATGATTGAAGTGGATGGTCCGGTACAAACTATAGCAAATCTTCCAACCAAAGGCCTGATTGAAGGTCCGTTTGCGATGGAACGTAATGGCAAATATTACCTCACCTATCCCCACGTAGCCAACCAGATTGAACGTCTCGAATATGCCATGAGCGATAGCCCAATGGGTCCCTATCAACCGGTCGGAGTTATCATGGACGAATCACCATCTAACTGCTGGACGAATCACCATTCTATCGTCAATTACAAAAATCAGTGGTATCTTTTCTATCACGACCGCGACTACTCTCCCAAGTTTGACAAAAACCGTTCGGTAAGGGTTGATAGTCTGACCTTTAATGCCGACGGAACCATCAAAAAAGTTATTCCGACGTTCCGTGGTGTAGGTTTGTCGGATGCTACAAAAGAGATCCAACTCGATCGCTACAGCAAAATCAGTGAAAAGGGAGCTTCGATAGCTTTGCTTGATACGGCCGATACATTCAAAGGGTGGAAAACAATTTTCGATGCTCAGGGAGCATGGGTGCAATATAACGCAGTAAACTTTGCTAAGAAAGGAGGCAAATCACTTCAGGTTAGAGCACTTTCTGCAACGGGAGGTTCGCTGCAATTGAAACTTAACGATGTAAATGGAGTCGTTGTTGCCAAAATCAATGTTCCGAAAAGCAGTGCTTGGACAACCATCAAAGTCCCAGTTTCCGCCGTAAAAAAAGGAGTTTATAATTTGTGCGTTGTGTCTCAGGATAGCAAACCAGTAGAAGTTGATTGGATACGGTTCGAATAA